In Oscillatoria acuminata PCC 6304, a single window of DNA contains:
- a CDS encoding HHL1-like protein: MTTQQGFGKVQPRKKSGKGTAKREEAAQKYEKMKEGEMPEFHIFMRIQGKKNWFPVGSLMVNRTSKINQAIFDTEEELRQGGFRLFPILRKNQQNLEYGYRLKGKEYAEDPIELAVRPPEKQPNFIQGAIAKLKESFSGTRNSEVS, translated from the coding sequence ATGACGACACAACAGGGATTTGGGAAAGTGCAACCGCGCAAGAAAAGCGGCAAAGGCACGGCAAAGCGGGAAGAGGCAGCCCAGAAGTATGAGAAAATGAAAGAAGGGGAGATGCCCGAATTTCATATTTTTATGCGGATTCAAGGCAAAAAAAACTGGTTTCCCGTGGGTTCATTGATGGTGAATCGGACCAGTAAGATTAATCAAGCGATTTTTGATACAGAGGAAGAGTTGCGACAAGGCGGATTCCGCTTGTTTCCTATTCTGCGAAAAAATCAACAGAATTTGGAGTATGGGTATCGCTTAAAAGGGAAAGAATATGCGGAAGACCCCATCGAATTGGCGGTCCGTCCTCCCGAAAAACAGCCGAATTTTATCCAAGGTGCGATCGCCAAATTGAAAGAGAGTTTTTCGGGCACTCGCAACTCAGAGGTCAGTTGA
- a CDS encoding DNA translocase FtsK, translating into MFYLTRPAEIQAAIAQFAAHPILWIDTEVADWHTPVPRLSLIQVLAQETDCTGDFAYILDVLEKRELVQEFISKIMANPDIEKVFHNSSYDLRFLGKSQSQNVTCTLKWARKLKRDRLGVSNLKLKTLAAELCQFSDIHTEEQSSDWGQRPLSQRQLTYAKMDTVYLAQVYLKLKQFTEPQPSPIPKIVTMPKSESSDPKSFTATNVRVAFECPRLFYLGQHFGNKTMFIPTPNAFGIGNPFHELAKQFVSLILDAPEFTAFLADSPPKLNANTLAQQMQTRFYDLRFYPYLQSTIQADPNKLPALNQIWQGLRGLIQQYAELLVTNRQFYSGDSVLAKTFIAREFSLNYQFDLPDRSRQLVKGQVDNLIVNGQGDRLCAVEYKTYQPADISAQLAQVALYSYMLKQQRNCPVDSAVYCVLPEFKVYHYSWEELEQTVHQLIPYKLEQMRDWLRWEPPHPNPPPPTPQAHLCDICPQQQKCQTFFESSPVAVDSPPLKSPPPALKQPLTPPPTPIPKPTQNADAIGQQLTDTLKSFKINVDYLGAAIGPAFIRVKLKPAPGIKVASILKLSADLQVQLGIPVPPLIAPQAGYVSVDLPRGDRETAEFSHYIHRQQNPADAPVKIAIGIDLDGNLIEADLSDPNTCHFLVGGTTGSGKSEFLRSLLLSLLVRNHPSHLKIALVDPKRVTFPEFEGMPWLLSPIVKESEQAIKLMAELVCDMETRYRKFESAGCNDITSYNRKATNPLPRIVCIFDEYADFMAEKEIRTDLELSIKRLGAMARAAGIHLIIATQRPEAKVVTPIIRSNLPGRVALRTASEADSNIILGGQETSAAYLLGKGDLLYQIGSQLHRLQSLFASTIDLS; encoded by the coding sequence ATGTTCTATTTGACGCGACCTGCTGAGATTCAAGCTGCCATTGCCCAATTTGCTGCTCATCCGATTCTGTGGATTGATACCGAAGTAGCCGATTGGCATACTCCTGTTCCGAGACTTTCTCTGATTCAAGTTCTTGCCCAGGAAACCGACTGCACTGGAGATTTTGCCTATATCCTGGATGTGTTAGAAAAACGGGAATTAGTCCAGGAATTTATCAGCAAAATCATGGCAAATCCTGACATTGAAAAAGTCTTTCATAATTCCAGTTATGATTTAAGATTTTTGGGAAAATCTCAGTCTCAGAATGTCACCTGTACCTTGAAATGGGCTAGAAAATTGAAACGCGATCGCCTCGGGGTTTCCAACTTAAAACTCAAAACTCTCGCCGCCGAACTCTGCCAATTTTCTGATATCCATACGGAAGAACAATCCAGCGACTGGGGACAGCGCCCCCTCAGTCAACGGCAATTAACATACGCTAAAATGGATACGGTCTATTTAGCCCAAGTTTATCTTAAATTAAAACAATTTACCGAACCCCAGCCCTCCCCAATTCCCAAGATTGTCACTATGCCAAAATCAGAATCTTCTGACCCCAAATCTTTTACAGCAACTAATGTTCGGGTGGCATTTGAATGTCCCCGGTTATTTTATCTCGGACAGCATTTTGGGAATAAAACGATGTTTATTCCCACCCCCAATGCTTTTGGCATTGGTAACCCGTTTCACGAACTCGCCAAGCAATTTGTTTCCTTAATTTTAGACGCGCCGGAATTTACAGCATTTCTTGCGGATTCCCCGCCCAAACTGAACGCCAACACTCTCGCCCAACAGATGCAAACTCGCTTCTATGATTTGCGGTTTTATCCCTATCTCCAATCTACCATTCAAGCGGACCCCAATAAACTGCCTGCCCTTAACCAAATTTGGCAGGGATTAAGAGGACTGATCCAGCAATATGCGGAATTATTAGTGACGAATCGTCAATTTTACTCGGGGGATTCGGTCCTTGCAAAAACCTTTATTGCCCGGGAATTTAGCCTCAATTATCAATTTGATTTACCCGATCGCAGTCGGCAATTGGTGAAAGGACAGGTGGATAATCTGATTGTGAACGGACAAGGCGATCGCCTCTGTGCCGTGGAGTATAAAACCTACCAACCCGCAGATATCAGCGCTCAACTGGCCCAGGTTGCCTTGTATAGCTATATGCTCAAACAACAGAGAAACTGCCCTGTAGATTCAGCGGTTTACTGTGTCTTACCGGAATTTAAAGTATATCACTATTCTTGGGAAGAATTAGAACAAACGGTACATCAACTCATTCCCTATAAACTCGAACAAATGCGGGACTGGTTGCGCTGGGAACCCCCGCATCCCAATCCACCCCCGCCCACTCCCCAAGCTCACTTGTGCGATATTTGTCCGCAACAACAGAAGTGTCAAACGTTTTTTGAATCCAGTCCGGTTGCCGTGGATTCTCCTCCCCTCAAATCTCCTCCCCCCGCGCTGAAACAACCCTTGACTCCGCCCCCAACTCCCATCCCTAAACCTACCCAGAATGCAGATGCGATCGGGCAACAATTGACTGATACACTCAAATCTTTTAAAATTAATGTGGATTACTTAGGAGCAGCCATTGGTCCGGCTTTTATCCGGGTCAAACTCAAACCTGCCCCCGGGATAAAAGTGGCCTCAATTTTAAAATTATCAGCGGATTTGCAGGTGCAATTAGGGATTCCCGTTCCTCCGTTAATTGCTCCCCAAGCGGGATATGTGAGTGTGGATTTACCCCGTGGCGATCGCGAAACTGCGGAATTTTCCCATTACATTCATCGGCAACAAAATCCAGCGGATGCTCCCGTAAAAATTGCCATTGGCATTGATTTAGATGGCAACTTAATTGAAGCGGATTTATCGGACCCCAATACCTGCCATTTTTTGGTAGGCGGGACAACCGGAAGCGGAAAAAGTGAATTTTTGCGATCGCTGCTGTTGAGTCTTCTCGTCCGCAATCACCCCAGTCACCTCAAAATTGCCTTAGTAGACCCCAAGCGGGTGACCTTTCCTGAATTTGAAGGGATGCCCTGGTTGCTGTCCCCGATTGTCAAAGAAAGCGAACAGGCGATCAAACTGATGGCAGAACTTGTCTGTGACATGGAAACTCGCTATCGCAAATTTGAATCCGCAGGCTGTAATGATATTACCTCCTATAACCGCAAAGCCACAAATCCCTTACCGCGCATTGTCTGCATTTTTGATGAATATGCCGACTTCATGGCAGAAAAAGAAATTCGCACCGACCTCGAACTCAGTATTAAACGACTCGGTGCAATGGCAAGAGCAGCGGGAATTCATCTGATTATTGCCACCCAACGCCCAGAAGCTAAGGTGGTTACACCGATTATCCGCTCAAATTTGCCGGGAAGAGTTGCCCTCAGAACTGCCAGCGAAGCCGACTCCAACATTATTTTAGGCGGACAAGAAACCTCCGCTGCTTACCTCCTCGGCAAAGGAGATTTGCTCTATCAAATCGGCTCCCAATTACATCGCTTGCAGAGCTTATTTGCTTCAACGATTGACTTATCCTAA
- a CDS encoding GDP-mannose 4,6-dehydratase, with protein MKKALICGISGQDGAYLAQLLLSKGYTVCGTSRDAQMSSFRNLTRLGIREQVKLESMSLTDFRSVLQILTKIEPDEVYNLAGQSSVGLSFEQPVETLESIATGTLNLLEAIRFTGKTIKFYNAGSSECFGDTGDRAADETTPFRPRSPYAVAKATAFWEVANYREAYGLFACSGILYNHESPLRPERFVTQKIIAAACRIAGGSRDKLNLGNISVQRDWGYAPEYVEAMYLMLQHPEPDDYVIATGETHRLEDFVAIAFSSVGLDWQEWVNIDTSLYRPTDIAVGRGNPGKAKAKLGWEARSKMPEVVRQMVEAKRQGI; from the coding sequence ATGAAAAAAGCGCTCATTTGTGGAATTTCCGGTCAAGATGGAGCCTATTTAGCTCAATTACTTCTCTCCAAAGGCTATACGGTTTGTGGCACCTCCCGAGACGCGCAAATGTCATCCTTTCGTAATCTGACCCGCTTAGGCATTCGCGAACAAGTCAAGTTAGAATCCATGTCCCTAACCGACTTTCGCAGTGTGTTACAAATTTTGACAAAAATTGAACCCGATGAGGTGTACAATCTAGCAGGACAAAGTTCCGTTGGGCTATCTTTTGAGCAACCTGTGGAAACTTTAGAAAGTATTGCCACCGGGACGCTGAACTTGCTAGAAGCGATTCGGTTTACGGGAAAAACGATTAAATTTTATAATGCAGGGTCCAGCGAATGTTTTGGGGATACGGGCGATCGCGCGGCGGATGAAACCACCCCATTTCGGCCCCGCAGTCCCTACGCCGTCGCCAAAGCTACCGCTTTTTGGGAAGTGGCCAATTACCGGGAAGCGTATGGATTATTTGCCTGTTCTGGAATTTTGTATAACCATGAGTCTCCCCTAAGACCCGAACGGTTTGTCACGCAAAAAATTATTGCTGCGGCTTGTCGGATTGCCGGGGGGAGTCGCGACAAATTAAATCTCGGGAATATTTCGGTACAGCGGGACTGGGGTTACGCGCCGGAATATGTAGAGGCGATGTATTTGATGTTGCAACACCCAGAACCGGATGATTATGTGATTGCCACCGGGGAAACCCATCGGTTGGAGGATTTTGTGGCGATCGCCTTTTCCAGTGTGGGACTGGATTGGCAGGAGTGGGTCAATATTGACACCAGTTTATATCGACCCACCGATATTGCCGTGGGTCGAGGCAATCCAGGCAAGGCAAAAGCCAAGCTGGGATGGGAGGCGAGGTCAAAAATGCCCGAGGTGGTTAGACAGATGGTGGAGGCTAAAAGGCAAGGGATTTAA
- a CDS encoding ribonuclease D: MPYLTDPTDIKDAIATCTQVERLWVDTEVADYRTKTPRLSLIQILPDFTGDFPNDLDLLMNRVYLLDVLNRPQLTAEFINTIMADSAIEKVFHNASYDLRFLGKSQAENVTCTLLLAKSLPLFMLETSNFQLKTLACELCDLPRPDSSEQQSDWGRRGLSETQIRYATLDPIYLAYVHRRLMEIERMTQRDPATDNVQVLAAEYTRLKQEAALLESELSYVEKRLKSAMQAQRIKQMHRVKFSSYERSTYKTPFSELVKLVQEEQLDFDCVLTLTKDMRTQLDAVSDRLPMSVETSETLQLKIIPPEDEQL, translated from the coding sequence ATGCCCTATTTAACGGATCCCACGGATATTAAAGATGCGATCGCCACCTGTACCCAAGTTGAACGCCTCTGGGTGGATACAGAAGTGGCAGATTATCGAACCAAAACCCCCCGACTTTCTCTGATTCAGATTTTGCCAGACTTCACCGGGGATTTCCCTAACGATCTGGACCTGTTAATGAACCGGGTTTATCTCTTAGATGTTCTTAATCGCCCCCAATTAACTGCTGAATTTATCAACACTATCATGGCTGACTCGGCCATTGAAAAAGTGTTTCACAATGCCAGCTATGATCTGAGGTTTTTAGGAAAAAGCCAAGCTGAAAATGTAACTTGTACGTTACTTTTAGCGAAAAGTTTGCCGTTGTTTATGTTAGAAACCTCCAACTTTCAACTCAAAACCCTAGCTTGTGAATTGTGCGATTTACCCCGTCCGGATAGTTCGGAACAACAAAGTGACTGGGGAAGGCGAGGGCTAAGTGAGACCCAAATCCGATATGCCACCCTCGACCCGATTTATTTAGCTTATGTGCATCGGCGTTTGATGGAGATTGAACGCATGACTCAGCGCGATCCAGCAACGGATAACGTGCAGGTCCTAGCGGCAGAATATACGCGACTAAAGCAGGAAGCGGCGTTACTAGAGTCGGAATTGAGTTATGTGGAAAAGCGCCTCAAATCGGCAATGCAAGCTCAACGGATCAAGCAAATGCATCGGGTAAAATTCTCCAGTTATGAGCGATCGACGTATAAAACGCCGTTTTCGGAATTGGTGAAACTGGTGCAAGAGGAACAGCTAGATTTTGATTGTGTCCTGACTCTGACAAAGGATATGCGGACTCAGTTAGATGCCGTCAGCGATCGCCTCCCCATGTCCGTTGAAACCTCCGAAACCTTACAGTTAAAAATCATTCCACCGGAGGATGAGCAATTGTAG